A single genomic interval of Ramlibacter sp. harbors:
- a CDS encoding acetyl-CoA C-acetyltransferase, translating into MTEAFVYDAIRTPRGKGKKDGSLHEVKPVNLLAGVLTELQRRNDFDTGQVDDVVMGVVSPIGEQGSVIAKVAALKAGWDFRCSGVQLNRFCASGLEAVNMAAQKVRSGWEDLVVAGGVESMSRVPIGSDGGAWAQDPETNSATDFVPQGIGADLIATLEGFTRDDVDAFAMESQKRAARAREGGFFAGSVVPVKDFLDQTILAEDEFIKPRTTMEGLAGLRPAFEQLGAMGFDQVAISRYPQVERIHHVHHAGNSSGIVDGAAAILIGSEAAGKTHGFTPRARIVAAALSGADPTIMLTGPMPAARKALAKAGMTIDQIDLFEVNEAFAAVPMRFMKEMGVPHDKVNVNGGAIAMGHPLGATGAMILNTLIDELHRRKLRYGLATLCVGGGMGIATIVERV; encoded by the coding sequence ATGACCGAAGCTTTTGTTTACGACGCCATCCGCACCCCGCGCGGCAAGGGCAAGAAAGACGGCAGCCTGCACGAGGTCAAGCCCGTCAACCTGCTGGCCGGCGTGCTGACCGAATTGCAGCGGCGCAATGACTTTGACACCGGCCAGGTCGACGACGTGGTCATGGGCGTGGTGTCGCCTATCGGCGAGCAGGGCTCGGTGATTGCCAAGGTGGCCGCGCTCAAGGCGGGCTGGGACTTCCGCTGCTCGGGCGTGCAGCTCAACCGCTTCTGCGCCTCGGGCCTGGAGGCCGTGAACATGGCCGCGCAGAAGGTGCGCAGCGGCTGGGAAGACCTGGTGGTGGCTGGCGGCGTGGAGAGCATGAGCCGCGTGCCCATCGGCTCCGACGGCGGTGCCTGGGCGCAGGACCCTGAAACCAACAGCGCCACCGACTTCGTGCCCCAGGGCATTGGCGCGGACCTGATCGCCACGCTCGAAGGCTTCACGCGCGACGACGTGGACGCCTTTGCCATGGAAAGCCAGAAGCGCGCGGCCAGGGCGCGCGAAGGCGGCTTTTTTGCGGGCTCTGTGGTGCCGGTCAAGGACTTTCTGGACCAGACCATCCTGGCCGAGGACGAGTTCATCAAGCCGCGCACCACCATGGAAGGCCTGGCCGGCCTGCGCCCTGCCTTTGAGCAACTGGGCGCCATGGGCTTTGACCAGGTGGCCATCAGCCGCTACCCGCAGGTCGAGCGCATTCACCACGTGCACCATGCGGGCAACTCGTCGGGCATTGTGGACGGCGCGGCCGCCATCCTGATCGGCTCCGAGGCCGCGGGCAAGACACATGGCTTCACGCCGCGCGCGCGCATTGTGGCGGCGGCGCTCAGCGGCGCCGACCCCACCATCATGCTCACCGGCCCCATGCCCGCCGCGCGCAAGGCGCTGGCCAAGGCCGGCATGACGATCGACCAGATCGACCTGTTTGAAGTGAACGAGGCCTTTGCCGCCGTGCCCATGCGCTTCATGAAGGAGATGGGCGTGCCGCACGACAAGGTCAACGTGAACGGCGGCGCCATTGCCATGGGCCACCCGCTGGGCGCCACGGGCGCGATGATCCTGAACACGCTGATCGATGAGCTGCACCGGCGCAAGCTGCGTTACGGCCTCGCCACCCTCTGCGTTGGCGGCGGCATGGGCATTGCCACCATAGTTGAACGGGTCTGA